In the Topomyia yanbarensis strain Yona2022 unplaced genomic scaffold, ASM3024719v1 HiC_scaffold_8, whole genome shotgun sequence genome, one interval contains:
- the LOC131696153 gene encoding coiled-coil domain-containing protein 149-like, with protein sequence MISHEVKYFADSEKRSEKQILQHSTMALGTGEFNFKEHMEKYDLENSAIHRKLQSKVEALQIMRSELEKYRSERDQFKLMAETLQMRYAAMKNSLNSPELRAVAFGHSSAVSLIVNQTREKNMSLSTEVEALRQRVFELEGDIKALRTQNSDLQVSCNILRSTEELKLKMNGKVVWQAEKSKLISQMEKLKKKNAQLQYDFRSLLDEKEDLVTERDAYKCKAHRLNHELGVVLKGDKSQATILDVDGLILENKYQQEKIANLENELELAKQSAAKYKNMLDTKRRKGIIKLGSNNNETIMSHSQVKALLERGTVEELPLKAATISEMKSLCLALLDNVNDKSLALSHQKKTNKLLAAKIAELEQRIHALSGSNGTTLSCLSPSQILLNGYTSATVDQDLVDDIKQLKASSRSECSYSGGGREASGLRAYDREATSSNTSQGLPTELLSSESNKSLPSCSELGDRDFSNGSSSDFTSNAEETDGIQLDPYIHADRKLSLGGSELPELTPEIAELVRHLSKSWTDDASSAN encoded by the exons ATGATATCACACGAGGTGAAGTACTTTGCAGATAGTGAGAAACGTTCTGAAAAACAGATTCTCCAGCACTCAACGATGGCACTAGGAACGGGCGAGTTTAACTTCAAAGAACATATGGAAAAGTACGATCTGGAG AATTCAGCCATTCATCGCAAGCTACAAAGCAAGGTCGAAGCCTTACAGATTATGAGGAGCGAGCTGGAGAAGTACCGCTCCGAACGGGACCAGTTCAAGCTAATGGCCGAGACTCTTCAAATGCGGTACGCTGCAATGAAGAATAGTTTAAACAGTCCCGAACTGCGGGCAGTAGCATTCGGTCACAGTTCCGCCGTTAGCCTGATCGTTAACCAAACTCGGGAAAAGAATATGTCCCTGAGTACCGAGGTAGAAGCATTGAGGCAACGCGTTTTCGAACTGGAGGGTGACATTAAGGCTCTCAGAACACAGAATTCTGACCTGCAGGTTAGCTGTAACATACTTAGATCTACGGAGGAATTGAAGCTGAAAATGAATGGTAAGGTAGTGTGGCAGGCTGAAAAATCTAAACTAATCAGTCAGATggaaaaactgaagaaaaagaaCGCTCAACTACAGTACGATTTTCGTTCGTTGCTGGACGAAAAGGAGGACCTTGTCACGGAACGGGATGCTTACAAGTGCAAAGCCCACCGACTGAACCACGAACTGGGCGTTGTGTTGAAAGGTGATAAATCACAGGCAACCATTCTGGACGTTGATGGACTGATCTTGGAGAACAAGTATCAGCAGGAGAAGATTGCCAATCTGGAAAATGAGCTGGAGCTAGCTAAGCAATCTGCTGCCAAGTACAAG AACATGCTAGACACGAAGCGTAGAAAGGGAATCATCAAACTAGGCAGCAATAACAACGAAACGATAATGTCTCACAGCCAAG TGAAAGCCCTCCTGGAACGTGGTACTGTAGAGGAACTCCCGCTAAAAGCAGCCACCATATCGGAGATGAAATCCCTTTGTCTGGCCCTGCTGGATAACGTGAACGACAAAAGTCTAGCCTTGTCGCACCAGAAGAAGACCAACAA ACTGTTAGCGGCAAAAATTGCCGAACTAGAACAGCGAATACACGCCCTTTCGGGTTCAAATGGAACCACACTATCCTGCCTGTCACCGTCGCAAATTTTGCTTAACGGATACACTTCCGCAACCGTGGACCAAGATCTCGTCGATGACATAAAACAACTCAAGGCTTCGAGTCGATCCGAATGTAGCTACAGTGGTGGTGGACGCGAAGCCAGTGGACTGAGAGCTTATGACAGGGAGGCCACTAGCTCTAATACATCTCAAGGCTTACCTACCGAGCTGCTTTCGTCTGAATCGAATAAAAGTCTGCCAAGTTGTTCGGAACTGGGTGACCGGGACTTTTCCAATGGATCGTCTTCCGATTTCACATCCAACGCAGAAGAAACCGATGGCATACAGCTGGATCCCTACATCCACGCAGACCGAAAGCTGTCGTTGGGAGGCTCCGAACTTCCCGAGCTAACACCCGAAATTGCCGAGCTTGTACGACATTTATCCAAGAGTTGGACAGACGACGCCAGTTCTGCTAATTAA